AAATGCATTAGGATTAGGGCAGGAACAGATAGCCGGCGGGACCCCAGCGTCTAGGGTAAAAAGCTACGACTAAACTAAAGCGTAGGACGCTACAGTAGAACCAGGATGTGGGTGACCAAGTTAACCCAGAAATGGCGAGTCTGTCGGGTTCAGAGGCGGAAGGGGTGGGTGACCTCGACCAAGAGAGCTCACTTGCTTTGCTATTCGTGAACGGCTAACCACCACCAGGAGAGAATAAGAACCAATCATAGGGACGGTTTTTAAAAGACCCTATGCTTATTATGGTCATCCGACATTGAAAAGTACAGTGGGTTGAGAGTAAGAACAGAGTAAGAACTGGCGGTAGCCTAGCGTTGCGGCGACTAGTGTGCACAGGTACGACAAGCCCGTCTTTTAGAGAGCCCACTCTCATCCACGGTTTTTCAGCTCAGTGCAATAATTCTCGCTGTTTTTTCGGAGAATCACTCATTTCTTTagaacttttcttcaaaaacatttttgaaaaatcttggaAGGACAACTTTActactattttactttttcttccacaatCTTGGAAGGACAACTTTACTAATGTCACAGTAATGTTGTCATGGAAGATGAACATTAGATTCAATCAATATCTAACACAACCAGAAATCTCATCATCTATCAGGAATTCATAATAACATCGATGATTAACACACGCTTCATGTGAGTGCCTGTCTTCATGTGTGTTCATGTCTCATTGGAGTATACGTTTtgtcggtgtttttttttattgaaacgtTCTTGTCACTTTTATGAAGAATTGCTTGATATATAAGGATGCTATTGTGAAAAGATGGGGCTCACCATAATAAGGGACCTGTCGAAACAACCCCACGTCTGAACTTAGCCGGTCCTGTATCATCATCGATAAGTCATCACCAAGCACAAGCTGTCTACTTCATAACCCGATATCAACAACTCCAATCGACACGTTACGAAAAGTTGTGCTCAGTTACAACGTCAAATCTGTGCAATACGCAAGCAGCTCGCTGATGTCGTCGgaatttgaagagaagaacTACGCGAAAACATTTATAATTTCCTCGCCACAAGTACAAATGACTTTGTACTTGACTACATTGAAGTTCAGGCTCATTGGGAAGCAATCTTCATGAAGCTTAACAAACTTGAAAGCGACAATGGAACAAAGAGCAATCTTATGGCCGACAACAACGATGAGGTAAAAAATTTCCACGAATACGTTGAGGAATATGGTGATTACAGGATCGAACTCGCCGGAGCTGTCACAACTCTGGAACAGAGCGACACCAATGAAGGCCTTATTCTCGAAGCCTTCGAGAACGAGGAATTGCCCACGAAGTAACAAGAGATGACAACATACAGCAACGCCATCAAGCCGAAAACGTACAACGCCTATACAGCAACGACCGAGGAGCCGACACTGCAACGTATGTTCTTCAGAATCACAACGActctttcttcacttttcattaTTGTTATCATCCACCTTTTCCACCAAATACTCAGCTTAGCTATTTTGATGCGTCACTTCTTCCGCGAATAGACCTCCATCGTTTTCTGGAAAGCTAATTGAATTTCCCGAATTTTGGTCTCGGGTCCATATTCTCGTGGTTCCATATTCGTTCCACAACGTCACTTTCGGGCGCCACTAAGTTTTCGTCACTGAAAAGTAGCTTGAGAGGACGTGCACTACAATGCATCGAAGGTCTACCAATAACGGACAAAGAATGCACCACGACAATTGACATTATCTTAACACGATTGTCCATATTTATACAAAACAAAGTGAGAACAATTAAGATGAATACCACGAATACAACCCTCCGACACGTTCCTTTCAAGTTCAATCCCGCCGACATTGGAAGTAGAGGGACATCCATTGAAGAGCTGTTCAAAAGCGGCCAATGGTGGAATGGACCGTCCTTTCTAAACATAGTGAACAGCAATGGCCTGAGGATAAGAACAAAGACACTTCTCCCCAGAGTAATACGGTCAACTACGTCATCGACTCCGATACAAAACCTTCTAAGGAAGAGATCACCATCATAGAAGCTACTAAGTTCAGCACATGGAGgaaccttctgcgtgtgattATAACGATTCTTACATTCATCTTCAATGTAGAATCCACCTCGCGAAGAAAACACGATCTTAAGTCGAACTACGTCAAAATGGCAACAGTGTCGCTTTTCAGACAGGCACAGGCCCACAACCCCATATCTGAAGACCAAAAGCGAAGCCGCGCAAACGTCGATGAAGAAGCACAACTTTGGAGATCGGGAGGACGAACATCAAACTCCACATTGTCCTCCGACGCAAATAATCCATCCTACCTGGGAAGGAATGGATAACCTCGCTTTATATTCTCCATTTGCACGTAGAAAATGTAATCATAAATAAATCATCATATTGAAGCAGTGCAAACCCTTACTACCCTCCGATAACAAGTCTGGGTACCACAAGCCAGGACTGAATTCAAGAGAgatcaaaaaattttgcataATCTGCAAAAGGGGAGAAGCAACTCCGTTTTGGCTTTCACCACTCCCTGATCATCCCAAAGAAAGAGTCAGTCAACCAAAACATCCGTTCTACAGTTGCGGTATTGACTATTCATATTCATGGCaacatcaaagaaaaagatgtaaaGGTGTGGATAGCACTCCTCACGTCTTTCACGATTGTCTGAACACTCGTGAAATATACGTCGACAAACCGTGAGTAcatctttctttctgaatttccATCGTCTAGGAAGAAGACGGAACGAAACACCACTCGAAATCTTCCTCTCACACTTGCCTTTGCACTTCCAGTTCGACGGCACTACAGAAAAATGCATCGTCGATCACGTAGTAAGTATTCATCTCTCGGATAAAAATCTTGCCTTctcctttccttccttcctttctaGAGACCAACCGGCAGGAACCATCTCTATACGTCTTCACAATATTGCATATCAATGTCAACGAAAGACGCACTACTATACCCGCGATCACTAGTTTAACACTGCGTTGTCATCTCACCCACATCATCAGTGTTGGAGCACCCACAGCTGTATAGGAAAAATGTGTAAGGGAACGACAACTGCATCAAAGATTTCGGAACCTAGCCGAAAGGCGAACCAAAGAGCTGGTTTCACTTATTGTTCGTCAAGCTGTAAATTCATATGGTACGTCTGGTGTTTTCGATGAAGAGACGCATATTTTATCGCGACTATGCAAAACCCGAATCATCAGCAATATAGCTTGAGCTGTCAACGACCACGAGGAGCATTCAGCTGCTCCTCGTGGTCGTTAACAGCTCAAGCTTAAcagtatagtatagtatagcTCATTAAAGGATGCAAAAGAATTCAACAACTGCAAGTACTCCCAGTTAACATGCAATTATAAAACGATCGCTGTATACGACGCCAATTGCGAATGTCCGTCCGGAAACATAAACCAGATCTTCCACAAGAATTCAGGTACACTTCCGCTTGCCAGCGACACTACCATTCTtctcaaggaagaaaatgaactcATTGCGGAAATCTCAT
The Necator americanus strain Aroian chromosome I, whole genome shotgun sequence genome window above contains:
- a CDS encoding hypothetical protein (NECATOR_CHRI.G1849.T2), which produces MGSESGCSFLQSCHDPSCDQRAVTRRYANITATRLLGSDEGDDSEALGVIKFVNNLGCYLNLTIDKLQSLCQDSRKAHWEAIFMKLNKLESDNGTKSNLMADNNDEVKNFHEYVEEYGDYRIELAGAVTTLEQSDTNEGLILEAFENEELPTK
- a CDS encoding hypothetical protein (NECATOR_CHRI.G1850.T1), encoding MVEWTVLSKHSEQQWPEDKNKDTSPQSNTVNYVIDSDTKPSKEEITIIEATKFSTWRNLLRVIITILTFIFNVESTSRRKHDLKSNYVKMATVSLFRQAQAHNPISEDQKRSRANVDEEAQLWRSGGRTSNSTLSSDANNPSYLGRNG